Proteins from a genomic interval of Microbacterium phyllosphaerae:
- a CDS encoding methylated-DNA--[protein]-cysteine S-methyltransferase — MSSFGTVLSPVGEIGVVSDGTAIRRVTWRSDPPPDTDTEPDPLLTEALDQLAAYFGGALREFDLPVDLGRQTDTTRAVLMALHETVGHGETLTYGGLARRSGTEVPARGIGAIMGANPVPIIVPCHRVVAGDGLGGYSGGAPGQGLATKRWLLEHEGALPASLF; from the coding sequence ATGTCCTCGTTCGGAACCGTGCTGTCTCCCGTCGGTGAGATCGGCGTCGTCAGTGACGGGACCGCGATCCGACGGGTCACCTGGAGGTCTGATCCGCCGCCCGACACGGATACCGAGCCTGATCCTCTCCTCACGGAGGCGCTCGATCAGCTGGCCGCGTACTTCGGCGGAGCGCTGCGGGAGTTTGACCTGCCCGTCGATCTCGGGCGGCAGACAGACACCACCCGCGCGGTGCTGATGGCGCTCCACGAGACCGTCGGGCATGGCGAGACGCTGACCTACGGCGGTCTCGCTCGACGCAGCGGCACCGAGGTTCCCGCGCGGGGGATCGGGGCGATCATGGGCGCGAATCCCGTGCCGATCATCGTGCCATGTCATCGTGTCGTCGCGGGCGACGGGTTGGGCGGCTATTCCGGAGGTGCCCCGGGCCAGGGGCTCGCGACCAAGCGCTGGTTGCTCGAGCATGAGGGCGCGCTGCCCGCATCCCTGTTCTGA